One window of Cohnella hashimotonis genomic DNA carries:
- a CDS encoding MogA/MoaB family molybdenum cofactor biosynthesis protein, with amino-acid sequence MIWKVALLTASDKGSRGEREDTSAQVIRELVEEELGGEIVDYRVVPDEQDELRAALIEMCDYFQADLVLTTGGTSLGLRDVTPEATLMVSERTVPGMTEAMRAAVMQRSRHYMLYRGIIAIRGRSLIVNLPGDPKGVNDMLMAIMDQLPDALLLVSGIGKDRDY; translated from the coding sequence ATGATTTGGAAAGTAGCGCTGCTGACAGCCAGCGACAAAGGCTCCCGGGGCGAACGCGAGGATACGAGCGCGCAGGTAATCCGGGAGTTGGTCGAAGAGGAGCTTGGCGGGGAGATCGTCGACTATCGCGTCGTGCCCGACGAACAGGACGAGCTGCGAGCCGCCCTGATCGAGATGTGCGACTACTTTCAGGCCGATCTGGTGCTTACCACGGGCGGGACGAGTCTGGGTCTGCGCGACGTGACGCCCGAGGCCACGCTGATGGTATCCGAGCGGACCGTGCCGGGCATGACGGAGGCGATGCGGGCTGCGGTCATGCAGCGAAGTCGGCATTATATGCTCTATCGCGGCATTATCGCCATCCGGGGACGCTCGCTGATCGTTAATCTGCCGGGCGATCCGAAGGGCGTCAACGACATGCTGATGGCGATCATGGATCAACTGCCCGACGCCTTGCTGCTCGTATCGGGCATCGGGAAGGACAGAGACTACTGA
- a CDS encoding molybdopterin-binding protein, producing the protein MSGTSGPRETVLREVKVEDAVGLTLAHDLTQILPGAFKGRLFSKGHRVTADDIPKLKDIGKEHLYVMELAPGDLHEDDAALRLAAALGGEGIVYGEPHEGKVTLKAAGPGLAVIAREVVDGINALGEIALATIVGGRFVQAGEAIAASRAIPLVVPEAKIAAAEQIMAQYKAKHGGADAVAVKPLRRMRAGLLSTGTEVFTGRIADKFGPAVRAKLEALGSELAEQRFAPDDRQIIVNHLYYFLEQRYDMILVSGGMSVDPDDRTPGAIADAGADIVSYGTPMLPGSMLLFGYLQGVPIFGLPGCVMHDPYTSFDVLLPRVLAGEAITRQEIAAMGYGGLHR; encoded by the coding sequence ATGAGCGGTACTTCTGGACCTCGGGAGACCGTGCTTCGCGAGGTGAAGGTCGAGGACGCCGTCGGCTTGACGCTTGCGCACGACCTGACGCAGATTTTGCCCGGCGCCTTCAAGGGAAGGCTGTTTAGCAAGGGGCACCGCGTCACGGCGGACGACATCCCGAAGCTGAAGGATATCGGCAAGGAGCATCTGTATGTAATGGAGCTTGCGCCGGGCGATCTGCACGAGGACGACGCCGCGCTGCGGCTGGCTGCCGCGCTCGGCGGAGAAGGGATCGTTTACGGCGAACCGCACGAGGGCAAGGTGACGCTCAAGGCTGCCGGCCCGGGGCTCGCCGTCATCGCTCGCGAGGTCGTGGACGGGATTAACGCGCTGGGCGAGATCGCCCTCGCCACGATCGTCGGCGGACGGTTCGTGCAGGCCGGAGAAGCGATTGCCGCGTCCAGAGCGATCCCGCTGGTCGTGCCCGAAGCCAAGATCGCGGCCGCCGAACAGATCATGGCGCAATACAAAGCGAAGCATGGCGGAGCCGATGCCGTTGCGGTCAAGCCGCTTCGCCGGATGCGTGCGGGCCTGCTCTCCACGGGAACCGAGGTATTCACGGGACGGATCGCGGACAAGTTCGGCCCGGCGGTCCGGGCCAAGCTGGAAGCGCTCGGTTCGGAACTGGCCGAACAGCGCTTCGCACCCGACGATCGACAAATAATTGTCAACCACTTGTACTACTTCCTGGAACAACGTTATGATATGATACTGGTATCCGGCGGGATGTCCGTCGATCCGGACGACCGGACGCCGGGCGCCATCGCCGACGCGGGCGCCGACATTGTCAGCTACGGGACACCGATGCTGCCTGGTTCGATGCTGCTGTTCGGGTATCTGCAAGGAGTGCCGATCTTCGGATTGCCGGGCTGCGTCATGCACGATCCGTATACGTCGTTCGACGTGCTGCTTCCGCGCGTATTGGCGGGAGAGGCGATCACGCGGCAAGAGATCGCCGCGATGGGGTATGGCGGACTGCATCGTTGA
- the tatA gene encoding twin-arginine translocase TatA/TatE family subunit, translating to MGGIGASGLILLILIALLLFGPNKLPELGRAFGRTLREFKKGANDLMDDSERPARREVAAAPEAEPVKSERRLPE from the coding sequence ATGGGAGGTATTGGTGCATCGGGCTTGATCCTGCTGATCCTAATCGCCTTGCTGCTGTTCGGACCGAACAAGCTGCCTGAGCTGGGCAGGGCATTCGGCCGCACGCTGCGCGAGTTCAAGAAGGGCGCGAACGATCTGATGGACGACAGCGAACGTCCGGCACGCCGCGAAGTCGCGGCCGCTCCGGAAGCGGAGCCGGTGAAGTCCGAACGTCGTCTGCCTGAATAA
- the tatC gene encoding twin-arginine translocase subunit TatC — protein sequence MAERSGAKADTMEMGGMPLMEHIGELRKRVILIIIVLVLALVGGLFGAEPLFDYLVDAAPSGQIDLSAFSPWDAISLYMKFAFIISFIVVIPFTLFQLWAFVKPALGKKEQRATLRYIPGALFMFLAGLAFAYYVIFPMAYSFTEKVTANLGLKQVYGANQYFSFLFNILVPMSLLFELPIVILFLTRIGILSPDLLRKLRKLAWFVMAVVGVVVTPPDVISDLLVAVPLILLYEVSVLLSASAYNKRLRRAAEREAEFDEED from the coding sequence ATGGCGGAGCGCTCGGGCGCTAAGGCCGATACGATGGAAATGGGCGGAATGCCGCTCATGGAGCATATCGGAGAATTGCGCAAAAGGGTCATTTTAATCATCATCGTGCTGGTGCTCGCGCTGGTCGGGGGCTTGTTCGGCGCAGAGCCGCTGTTCGATTATCTCGTCGACGCCGCACCGTCGGGACAGATCGATCTCAGCGCCTTTTCGCCGTGGGACGCGATCAGCCTATATATGAAGTTCGCTTTTATCATCTCGTTTATCGTCGTAATTCCGTTCACCTTGTTCCAGCTGTGGGCATTCGTCAAGCCCGCGCTCGGGAAAAAGGAACAGCGCGCGACGCTGCGTTACATACCCGGAGCGCTCTTCATGTTTTTGGCGGGGCTGGCATTCGCCTACTACGTCATTTTCCCGATGGCCTATTCATTCACGGAGAAGGTCACGGCAAACTTGGGGCTGAAGCAAGTATACGGGGCCAACCAATACTTCAGCTTCCTGTTTAACATTCTGGTGCCGATGTCGCTCTTGTTCGAGCTGCCCATCGTCATATTGTTTCTCACGCGGATCGGCATTCTGAGTCCGGATCTGCTGCGCAAGCTAAGGAAGCTGGCCTGGTTCGTCATGGCCGTGGTCGGCGTCGTCGTGACGCCGCCGGACGTCATCTCGGACTTGCTCGTGGCGGTGCCGCTCATTCTGCTGTACGAGGTTAGCGTGCTGCTGTCGGCGAGCGCCTACAACAAGCGCCTGCGTCGCGCCGCCGAACGAGAAGCCGAATTTGACGAAGAGGATTAA
- a CDS encoding methyl-accepting chemotaxis protein gives MRNSGISLQTKFLIGYVSLVVLLVLSFILLAAASVFKGHTALLIEVIVIDALILVGGGSALLTVSRKLLHSIGGVTGTLKNIAGSGGDLTQRIPVYTHDEVGDLAKAANAMLEGLQKMMKELRENTAELAASAIQLKTGADENARVSSEVSRAVERVAAGSETQVSQSQQISAVMTETISGLTQVATTTTGVSDAAQLTRDRAEGGSTLLQTTSSDIAQVESAFRSLQETVRGLNHKSEKVIEVIGYISEISSQTNLLALNAAIEAARAGEHGRGFAVVAGEIRKLADQTQQSAVQIATTLEAMSGDITKVAAMFEQSAEQVFGAVSGMQHAESAFREIVGEVGKLSANIGDVAAAVEQMSAGSQSVQQSINDITRVTEENASFTEQVTAMSQQQLSSTEEMARTADRLSTMAARLKTLVGNFRT, from the coding sequence ATGCGCAATTCGGGAATCAGCTTGCAAACGAAGTTTTTGATCGGCTACGTCTCGCTGGTCGTTCTGTTGGTGCTGTCTTTTATTTTACTTGCGGCAGCTTCGGTGTTCAAAGGACATACGGCGTTATTAATTGAAGTTATCGTCATTGATGCGCTGATCCTGGTGGGCGGCGGCTCTGCGCTGCTGACCGTCTCTCGCAAGCTTCTCCATTCGATCGGAGGCGTGACGGGCACGCTCAAGAACATCGCGGGTTCGGGCGGCGACCTGACCCAGCGCATCCCGGTATATACGCACGACGAAGTCGGCGACCTGGCTAAGGCCGCTAACGCCATGCTGGAGGGCCTTCAGAAGATGATGAAGGAGCTCCGTGAAAATACCGCCGAGCTCGCGGCGTCCGCCATCCAGCTAAAAACGGGCGCTGACGAAAACGCGAGAGTGAGCAGCGAAGTGTCCAGAGCCGTCGAGCGGGTAGCGGCAGGCTCGGAGACGCAAGTATCGCAGTCGCAGCAGATCTCGGCAGTCATGACCGAAACGATCAGCGGGCTGACGCAGGTTGCCACGACGACGACGGGCGTATCGGATGCCGCTCAGCTTACGCGGGACAGGGCCGAAGGCGGCTCCACGCTGCTCCAGACGACGTCGAGCGATATCGCGCAGGTCGAGTCGGCGTTCCGCTCGCTGCAGGAGACGGTTCGCGGCCTTAACCATAAGTCCGAGAAAGTCATCGAGGTCATCGGTTATATTTCGGAGATCTCGAGCCAGACGAATTTGCTCGCTTTGAATGCGGCGATCGAGGCCGCGCGCGCGGGAGAGCACGGCCGCGGCTTTGCCGTCGTTGCCGGCGAGATCCGCAAGCTGGCCGATCAGACGCAGCAGTCCGCCGTACAGATCGCGACGACGCTAGAGGCGATGTCAGGCGATATCACCAAGGTGGCCGCAATGTTCGAGCAGAGCGCGGAGCAGGTGTTCGGCGCCGTGTCCGGCATGCAGCACGCGGAGTCGGCATTCAGGGAGATCGTCGGCGAGGTCGGCAAGCTGAGCGCCAATATCGGCGACGTCGCCGCGGCGGTCGAACAGATGTCTGCGGGCAGCCAGTCGGTACAGCAGTCGATCAACGATATTACGCGCGTCACGGAAGAGAACGCGTCCTTTACCGAGCAAGTGACCGCGATGAGCCAGCAGCAGCTGTCGTCGACGGAAGAGATGGCCCGCACGGCCGACAGGCTCAGTACGATGGCGGCCCGCTTGAAGACGCTGGTCGGCAACTTCAGAACGTAA
- the groES gene encoding co-chaperone GroES has translation MIKPLGDRVLVEASAKEEKTLSGIVLPDTAKEKPQEGTIIAVGAGAVGKDGARIALEVSVGDRVLFSKYAGTEIKYEGKEYLIMKESDIHAIVG, from the coding sequence ATGATCAAACCTTTGGGTGATCGCGTGCTTGTCGAAGCAAGCGCCAAGGAAGAAAAGACGCTGAGCGGTATCGTTCTGCCGGATACGGCCAAGGAAAAGCCGCAAGAAGGCACCATTATCGCGGTAGGCGCCGGCGCAGTCGGCAAAGACGGCGCGCGCATCGCGCTGGAAGTCAGCGTAGGCGATCGCGTTCTGTTCTCCAAATATGCGGGAACCGAGATCAAGTACGAAGGCAAAGAGTATTTGATTATGAAAGAAAGCGACATTCACGCGATCGTCGGCTAA
- the groL gene encoding chaperonin GroEL (60 kDa chaperone family; promotes refolding of misfolded polypeptides especially under stressful conditions; forms two stacked rings of heptamers to form a barrel-shaped 14mer; ends can be capped by GroES; misfolded proteins enter the barrel where they are refolded when GroES binds) yields the protein MAKEIKFSEDARRAMLRGVDALANAVKVTLGPKGRNVVLEKKFGSPLITNDGVTIAKEIELEDAFENAGAQLVKEVATKTNDVAGDGTTTATVLAQAIIREGLKNVTAGANPMVVRKGIDKAVRAAVEQLKAISKQVEGSNDIAQVASISAADEEVGKLIAEAMEKVGKDGVITVEESKGFLTELDVVEGMQFDRGYVSPYMITDTDKMEAVLDNPYILITDKKISNIQEILPVLEKVVQSGKQLLIIAEDVEGEAQATLIVNRLRGTFTCVAVKAPGFGDRRKAMLQDIAALTGGQVITEELGLELKSTNVNQLGSARQIRVNKENTIIVDGAGDSNDIKARVNQIRAQIEETTSDFDREKLQERLAKLAGGVAVIKVGAATETELKERKLRIEDALNATRAAVEEGIVSGGGTALVNVYNAVAAVNAEGDEKTGVNIILRSLEEPIRTIAANAGQEGSVIVERLKKEEVGVGYNAATGEWVNMFEAGIIDPVKVTRSALQNAASVAGLFLTTEAVITDKPEKDKAPAGMPGGMGDMGGMGGF from the coding sequence ATGGCTAAAGAAATCAAGTTTAGCGAAGACGCGCGCCGCGCGATGCTCCGCGGTGTAGACGCACTGGCCAATGCCGTAAAGGTAACGCTTGGACCGAAGGGCCGTAACGTCGTGCTCGAGAAGAAGTTCGGCTCCCCGCTGATCACGAACGACGGCGTGACGATTGCCAAGGAGATTGAGCTTGAGGACGCGTTCGAAAACGCGGGCGCTCAACTCGTCAAAGAAGTCGCCACGAAGACCAACGACGTTGCCGGCGACGGCACGACGACCGCTACCGTCCTGGCGCAAGCCATCATCCGCGAAGGCCTGAAGAACGTCACGGCCGGCGCGAACCCGATGGTCGTCCGCAAGGGCATCGACAAGGCCGTACGCGCCGCTGTCGAGCAGCTGAAGGCGATCTCCAAGCAAGTCGAAGGCAGCAACGACATCGCGCAAGTCGCTTCCATCTCCGCGGCTGACGAAGAAGTCGGCAAGCTGATCGCCGAAGCGATGGAGAAGGTCGGCAAAGACGGCGTCATCACCGTCGAAGAATCCAAGGGCTTCTTGACCGAGCTGGACGTCGTCGAAGGCATGCAGTTCGACCGCGGCTATGTGTCCCCTTATATGATCACCGACACGGACAAGATGGAAGCGGTGCTGGACAATCCGTACATCCTGATCACGGATAAGAAGATCTCCAACATCCAAGAGATTCTGCCTGTTCTGGAGAAGGTCGTACAATCCGGCAAGCAGCTGCTGATCATCGCCGAGGACGTCGAAGGCGAAGCGCAAGCGACGCTGATCGTCAACCGTCTGCGCGGCACGTTCACTTGCGTAGCCGTCAAGGCGCCTGGCTTCGGCGATCGCCGCAAGGCGATGCTGCAAGACATCGCGGCTCTGACCGGCGGTCAAGTGATCACCGAAGAGCTCGGTCTTGAGCTGAAATCCACGAACGTGAACCAACTGGGCTCCGCCCGCCAAATTCGCGTCAACAAAGAAAACACGATTATCGTCGACGGTGCGGGCGATTCGAACGATATCAAGGCGCGCGTCAACCAAATCCGCGCACAAATCGAAGAAACGACTTCCGACTTCGACCGCGAAAAGCTCCAAGAGCGTCTGGCGAAGCTGGCAGGCGGCGTTGCCGTCATCAAGGTTGGCGCTGCTACCGAGACCGAACTGAAGGAGCGCAAGCTCCGCATCGAAGACGCACTGAACGCGACTCGCGCAGCCGTCGAAGAAGGCATCGTTTCCGGCGGCGGCACGGCGCTGGTTAACGTTTACAACGCGGTTGCGGCCGTTAACGCCGAAGGCGACGAGAAGACGGGCGTCAACATCATCCTTCGCTCGCTCGAAGAGCCGATCCGCACGATCGCTGCCAACGCGGGCCAAGAAGGCTCCGTCATCGTCGAGCGTCTGAAGAAGGAAGAAGTCGGCGTCGGCTACAATGCCGCTACCGGCGAGTGGGTCAACATGTTCGAAGCCGGCATCATCGATCCGGTGAAGGTGACTCGCTCCGCGCTTCAAAACGCAGCATCCGTTGCAGGCCTGTTCCTGACGACCGAAGCGGTCATCACCGACAAGCCTGAGAAGGACAAAGCGCCTGCCGGCATGCCTGGCGGCATGGGCGATATGGGCGGCATGGGCGGATTCTAA
- a CDS encoding MgtC/SapB family protein, with protein sequence MQQIKKRGRDRVEWEWLLRIAAAGLCGAIIGYERKSRMKEAGIKTHFIVGIGAALMMVLSKYGFGDQSDWPNLSLDPSRIAAQVVSGVGFLGAGMIILQKQTIKGLTTAAGVWSTAGMGMAIGAGLYIVGGGAVILIVLGQTLLQRSIGRLGQAAAEHVGIRMEGGEGAMEELLAKLKELQVSLIAIQTDRDDKREISVDLSLKLPASCDKENLLAALHELVHVRHIEWQ encoded by the coding sequence ATGCAACAAATTAAAAAGAGAGGGCGTGATCGGGTGGAATGGGAATGGCTGCTCCGAATCGCGGCCGCAGGATTGTGCGGGGCGATTATCGGCTACGAACGCAAGAGCAGGATGAAGGAAGCTGGAATCAAGACGCACTTTATCGTAGGCATAGGCGCAGCGCTCATGATGGTGCTGTCCAAATACGGCTTCGGGGACCAGAGCGATTGGCCCAATCTCTCGCTCGACCCTTCGCGGATCGCGGCGCAGGTCGTCAGCGGCGTCGGCTTTCTGGGGGCCGGCATGATTATTTTGCAGAAGCAGACGATCAAGGGGCTGACGACGGCGGCCGGCGTATGGTCCACGGCAGGGATGGGGATGGCGATCGGTGCGGGCTTATACATCGTCGGAGGCGGCGCGGTGATTTTGATCGTACTCGGACAGACGCTCCTGCAGCGCAGCATCGGCCGTCTCGGGCAGGCGGCGGCAGAGCATGTCGGGATCCGGATGGAGGGCGGGGAAGGCGCAATGGAAGAATTGCTTGCCAAGCTGAAGGAGCTTCAGGTGTCGCTGATCGCGATACAGACGGACCGGGACGACAAGCGGGAGATTTCCGTCGATCTGTCGCTCAAGCTGCCGGCTTCCTGCGACAAGGAAAACTTGCTTGCGGCGCTGCACGAACTCGTCCATGTCCGGCACATCGAATGGCAATAA
- a CDS encoding acetylxylan esterase, producing MPALDMPLEQLKEYRGRNPRPADFDEYWERALAELKATDPQVELVPSEFQTPKAECFDLYFTGVRGARIHAKYVRPKNVQEPHPALVQFHGYSGSAGDWNDKLAYAALGYSVLSMDARGQGGQSEDVGGVKGNTLNGHIIRGLDDHPDNLLFRHIFLDTAQLAGIALGLPEVDSSRVYAAGGSQGGALTIACAALEPRISKLAPVFPFLCDYKRVWEMDLAKDAYQELRDYFRRFDPTHEREEEVFTKLGYIDLQYLADRIQGEVLMFVGLMDSVCPPSTQFAAYNKITAKKDLVIYPDFGHEGLPGSSDKTMQFFMRD from the coding sequence GTGCCTGCGCTTGACATGCCTTTAGAGCAGTTAAAAGAGTACCGGGGACGCAACCCGCGCCCGGCCGATTTCGACGAGTACTGGGAGCGCGCGCTAGCCGAGCTGAAGGCGACCGATCCGCAGGTCGAGCTCGTTCCGAGCGAATTCCAGACGCCGAAGGCCGAGTGCTTCGACCTGTACTTCACGGGCGTCAGAGGCGCACGCATCCATGCGAAGTACGTTCGTCCCAAAAACGTGCAGGAGCCGCATCCGGCCCTCGTGCAGTTCCACGGTTATTCGGGCAGCGCAGGCGATTGGAACGACAAGCTCGCATACGCCGCGCTCGGCTATTCCGTGCTGTCTATGGATGCCCGCGGTCAAGGCGGCCAATCAGAGGATGTCGGCGGCGTGAAGGGCAATACGCTGAACGGCCATATTATCCGCGGTCTGGACGATCATCCTGACAATCTGCTGTTCCGACATATTTTCCTCGATACGGCACAGCTCGCCGGCATCGCGCTCGGCCTGCCGGAGGTCGATTCGTCCCGCGTATACGCGGCCGGCGGCTCGCAGGGCGGCGCGCTCACGATCGCTTGCGCGGCGCTTGAACCGCGTATATCCAAGCTTGCTCCGGTATTCCCTTTCCTTTGCGACTACAAGCGGGTCTGGGAGATGGACTTGGCGAAGGATGCCTATCAGGAGCTGCGCGACTACTTCCGCCGCTTCGACCCGACGCACGAGCGAGAGGAAGAGGTGTTCACCAAACTCGGCTATATCGATCTTCAGTACCTGGCCGACCGCATTCAAGGCGAAGTGCTCATGTTCGTCGGGCTGATGGACTCGGTCTGTCCGCCATCGACGCAGTTCGCCGCCTACAACAAGATCACGGCGAAGAAGGATCTCGTCATCTATCCCGACTTCGGTCACGAAGGTCTGCCTGGCTCTTCGGACAAGACGATGCAGTTCTTTATGCGGGACTAA
- a CDS encoding MFS transporter, with product MNVSWKRNLYVLWTGVFFCSMAYSAAIPFIPLFLKNDLGVEHHVNQWSGFAFGVTFLASALIAPYWGSLADKYGRRPMLIRSGYSLAALYLITYFVHDPYVFLLVRVCQGLLAGYVPASIALVATNTPEEKSGYALGVMATAGASGGIIGPLVGGVVSHLTGNREAFLFSAAVVFVSALIASFFVKEEKFNRSAKRSSIREDLSQAVHNRTFITLLLLVGLSTFSVMILEPLLTIYMTQLGGEQSDASLQAGIVFSAVGIATLIAAPQWGKIGQRIGFIKVLVIGLAGGGIGNLLQFFVGHYTEFGALRFVYGLFFAGVYPALNAMIVRVTAPEFRGRAFSLSQSSTQLATMLGPVLGGLLSGWIPIRWVFVLNGLMLLCSALLLFRKRHLDRPEPSSAGEGAA from the coding sequence TTGAACGTTTCATGGAAGAGGAATCTGTACGTACTCTGGACCGGCGTGTTTTTTTGCAGCATGGCTTACTCGGCCGCCATACCGTTCATCCCTTTGTTCCTGAAAAACGACCTGGGCGTCGAGCATCACGTCAACCAGTGGTCGGGGTTCGCGTTCGGCGTTACTTTTCTCGCAAGCGCGCTGATCGCGCCATATTGGGGGTCGCTTGCCGACAAATACGGGCGCAGACCGATGTTGATCCGCTCCGGCTACAGTCTCGCGGCGTTGTACCTGATCACCTATTTCGTGCACGATCCGTATGTGTTTCTGTTGGTGCGGGTGTGCCAAGGCTTGCTTGCAGGCTATGTTCCGGCTTCGATCGCGCTGGTCGCGACGAATACGCCGGAGGAAAAATCGGGATACGCGCTCGGCGTCATGGCGACGGCCGGCGCCAGCGGCGGCATCATCGGGCCGCTCGTCGGCGGCGTCGTGAGCCATCTGACGGGCAACCGGGAGGCTTTTTTATTTTCGGCGGCAGTCGTTTTCGTATCGGCACTGATCGCGAGCTTTTTCGTCAAAGAGGAGAAATTCAACCGTTCGGCAAAGCGGTCCAGCATCCGCGAGGATCTGTCGCAGGCGGTCCACAACCGCACGTTCATCACGCTGCTCCTGCTTGTCGGCCTTAGCACCTTCTCCGTCATGATCCTGGAGCCGCTGCTGACGATCTACATGACACAGCTAGGCGGGGAGCAATCCGATGCTTCGCTGCAGGCAGGAATCGTCTTCTCGGCCGTCGGTATCGCGACGCTGATCGCGGCGCCGCAGTGGGGCAAGATCGGCCAGCGGATCGGCTTCATCAAAGTGCTCGTCATCGGTCTCGCAGGCGGGGGCATCGGCAATCTACTCCAATTTTTCGTCGGGCATTATACCGAGTTCGGCGCGCTCCGTTTCGTATACGGCCTATTCTTCGCCGGCGTCTATCCCGCGCTTAACGCCATGATCGTACGCGTCACGGCGCCGGAATTTCGGGGCCGCGCCTTCAGCCTCAGCCAATCGTCCACACAGCTGGCCACGATGCTCGGACCGGTGCTCGGCGGCTTGCTCTCCGGCTGGATTCCGATCCGCTGGGTGTTCGTGCTTAACGGGTTGATGCTCTTATGTTCGGCCCTCTTGCTGTTCCGCAAGCGGCACTTGGACCGCCCCGAGCCCAGCTCGGCCGGGGAGGGCGCCGCATGA
- a CDS encoding AEC family transporter — MTVFLHILVNNVLPISILIALGIILQRCFKLDIRTLSKLNFYLFSPAIMFKLLYNTAISLSLFGMVMAFFAIFMLLQYALVSAVVRLRGYGPSMRSAMQCSVLFYNSANYGIPLNQLAFHNNPYTLSVQVLIMMMQSLIPNTYGVYSVNAHKSDWRQIRRVILSMPVIYVIPVALLMRYLSVPLPDSVVTSVDYLSNAFIGTALITLGVQLGSMAWRISRQLLSDIGLSLVLRLAAGPLLAWGACEIIGAHGLLASALIVSSAVPTSLSSVLLAVEFDNEPEFASQTVFASTAVSTVTVAAVIAILGV; from the coding sequence ATGACCGTTTTTTTGCATATTCTCGTGAACAACGTACTTCCGATTTCGATTTTGATCGCGCTCGGCATCATCTTGCAACGCTGCTTTAAGCTGGACATTCGGACGCTGTCGAAGCTGAACTTTTATTTATTTTCTCCCGCGATCATGTTCAAGCTGCTCTACAATACGGCCATCTCGCTCTCTCTGTTTGGCATGGTCATGGCGTTTTTCGCCATTTTTATGCTGCTCCAGTACGCGCTCGTTTCGGCGGTCGTCCGTCTTCGCGGATACGGTCCGTCGATGCGCAGCGCGATGCAGTGCAGCGTGCTGTTCTACAACAGCGCAAACTACGGGATCCCGCTTAACCAGCTGGCGTTCCACAACAACCCGTATACGTTGTCCGTACAGGTGCTGATCATGATGATGCAGTCCCTCATTCCAAATACATACGGCGTTTACAGCGTCAATGCGCACAAGTCGGATTGGCGCCAGATTCGCCGGGTCATTCTGTCGATGCCGGTCATCTACGTGATTCCCGTGGCGCTGCTGATGCGCTACCTCTCGGTGCCGCTGCCGGACTCCGTCGTGACCTCCGTCGATTATTTATCCAATGCCTTCATCGGCACGGCGCTGATCACGCTCGGCGTGCAGCTGGGGAGCATGGCTTGGCGCATCAGCCGCCAGCTGTTGTCGGACATCGGGTTATCCCTGGTGCTGCGCTTGGCAGCCGGTCCGCTGCTTGCATGGGGCGCTTGCGAAATCATAGGCGCGCACGGCTTGCTGGCAAGCGCTTTGATCGTCTCGTCCGCCGTTCCCACCTCGCTAAGCAGCGTACTGCTCGCCGTCGAATTCGACAACGAACCCGAGTTTGCCTCGCAGACGGTTTTCGCCTCGACTGCGGTCAGCACCGTGACGGTGGCGGCGGTTATCGCGATACTGGGCGTGTAA
- a CDS encoding YceI family protein, producing the protein MAKSAWGIDASHSSIDFSIRHLMISKVKGTFHTFEANVNADADDLTTADIELSIDLSSIDTRNADRDAHLRNADFFDVENHPKLIFKATNIVKTGAGEYDVTGDVTLHGVTKQETFEVTYEGASKDPWGNQRAGFSAKGKIKRSDYGLTYNAALETGGVMLGDDVAISLELEAVKA; encoded by the coding sequence ATGGCAAAATCCGCTTGGGGTATTGACGCATCGCACAGCTCGATCGATTTCTCGATCCGCCACTTGATGATCTCGAAGGTAAAGGGCACGTTCCACACGTTCGAAGCGAACGTAAACGCGGATGCAGACGACCTGACGACGGCCGACATCGAGCTGTCCATCGACCTGTCCAGCATCGACACGCGCAATGCCGACCGCGACGCGCACCTGCGCAACGCCGATTTCTTTGATGTCGAGAACCATCCGAAGCTGATCTTCAAGGCGACCAACATCGTCAAGACCGGCGCAGGCGAATACGACGTCACAGGCGACGTGACGCTGCATGGCGTTACGAAGCAAGAAACGTTCGAAGTGACGTACGAAGGCGCATCGAAGGATCCGTGGGGCAACCAGCGCGCGGGCTTCAGCGCGAAGGGCAAGATCAAGCGCAGCGACTATGGACTGACGTACAACGCAGCACTGGAAACGGGCGGCGTCATGCTGGGCGACGATGTGGCCATCTCGCTCGAACTGGAAGCCGTTAAGGCGTAA